In the Bacillus sp. HSf4 genome, AAGCCGATCAGCTTTACGAAAAAATTGATCAAGTCTTAGGATCAGTTGATGAGAAAACAAGACAATCGTTATATGCGGATATATTGACCATCGTTCACGATGAAGCCGTTTTTATTCCGATTACCAATGGGAATGTGACAGTCGTTGCTCCGAAAAACCTTAAAGGCATTTCATTTAAGCAGACACAATTTGAACTTCCGTTTGAGAAAATGGATTTTAAATAAAAGAGGGGAGATCCCCCCCTTTTTATTGTGATGAAAGGAGATATTTTATGGGGGCTTATATCTTTAAGAGATTCCTCATCTCAATTCCTTTACTTTTAGCGATTTCGTTTTTGACGTTTGTATTGATCAGCTTTTCTCCCGTAGAGCCGGCTGAATTGGTCTTGCGGGGACAAGATGTTCCCGTAATTACGGAAGAATTAATTGAACAAACAAATGAAGAATTGGGGCTGGATCAACCGTTTATGCTCCGCTATGCTGACTGGCTTGTGGCCTCTTTGCAGTTGGACTTTGGGGAGTCCTATGTCAAGGGAGAACCTGTGTGGTCTTTACTGGGCCCGGCTTTTGTAAATACATTAAAGCTGACGTCAGTCTCATCCGTTGTGATCATTCTCTTTTCGATATTGCTGGGGGTTCTTTGTGCGCTGAGGGAAGGAAAAGCCGTTGATCAATCGGTAAGAGGCGTTTTATTTTTCTTTACCGCAGTTCCTGCTTACTGGCTTGGAGCGGTGATGATTTGGTATTTTTCTGTGAAGCTTGATTTGCTGCCAACAAGCGGAATGGATTCCTATAAAAGCTATATTTTACCCGTTTCCGTCCTATCCCTTGGTTATATCGGTATTTATTTTAGAACGGTCAGAAGCTCCATTTTGAGTCATTTGAATGAAGAATATGTCTTGTATGGAAGGGCATCAGGCTTACCGGAAAGGAAAATCACGATGCATATTTTAAGAAACTCCCTGCAAGTGGCCATTTCGATGTTTTGTATGGCATTCCCTATCATTTTAGGAGGGACAGTCGTCATTGAAAATGTTTTTGCATGGCCGGGACTAGGCAGTCTGAGTGTTGAGGCGATCTTCAACAGGGATTATCCGATTATTCAGGCATATGTTCTGATCGTCGCCGCGGCTTTTGTGTTGTTTAATACGATTTCGGATATTTTGAGTGCTGTACTGAACCCTAAAGTGAGGAATGATATGTAGATGAGAATCTTAAAAAATTTGCGCAAAGATAAGGTGGGAATGGCCTCATTCATCATCATTTCGGCGACGCTTGTGATGGGGATATTCGCTCCTTTCGTTGCGCCTCATGACCCTTTGGAAGTCAACATGAAGCTTAGCTACGCCGCTCCGTCCTGGGAGTATGTATTAGGTAACGATCACTTAGGGAGATGTGTGTTGTCACGGCTGATTTACGGTATTCGTCCCAATGTGTTATGGGTTCTTGCGGCATTGATGGTTTCGATTTTCATTGGCGCCGTTTTAGGTTTTATGGCCGGCTACTTTAGAGGAGCTGTTGATGCCGTCATCATGAGGATTTGTGATGTGATGCTGTCTTTTCCGGTATATGTGGTGGCATTGGCCATAGTCGGGGTTTTAGGCGTTGGCATGGTCAATATCCTGATTGCGTTCATTTTAATGAAATGGGCATGGTTTGCGCGCATCATCCGGACATCTGTCAGGCAATACGCGGAATTGGAATATGTCAAATTCTCCAAAGCCTGTGGTATGCGTCATACAAACATTATTTATCGACATATCATACCTGTTACATTTTCTGACATCGCTGTTGTTTCAAGCAGTTCGATCGCCTCTATGATTTTGCAAATGTCAGGCCTTTCATTCCTCGGCTTAGGAATCAAAGCGCCAAATGCCGAATGGGGAATGATGTTAAACGAGGCGAGAGAAGTGATGTTTACACGGCCTGAATTAATGTTTGCCCCGGGAATCGCCATCATCATCATTGTATCTGCCTTTAATTTTTTGTCTGATTCACTTCAGGTGGCGTTAGATCCCCGGTTAACCCGGTCTTACGGCAAACGGCAACATCATGCAGCGCTTTCTGGTGTGAAGCTTCGGGAAAAAGAGGTGGCAAAGTAAGGCCATGAATATATTGGAGGTTAAGCATTTAAAAGTATGGGATGTCCATTCAGGTCATGTCATCGTCCATAATAGTTCATTTGAGTTGAAAAAAGGCAGCTGCCTCGCCATTGTAGGAGAAAGCGGAAGCGGCAAGTCTGTCACTTGCAGGGCGTTGATGAGATTGAACAAGGCCTCTCTTCGTCAATCGGGAGACATTTTATTGAAAGGAGAAAACCTTCATCACATTTCTGAAAAAGAAATGAGAAAAAAACGGGGAAAAAACCTTTGCATGATTTTACAAAATGGGATGAGTGCATTCGACCCTTCATGTGTGATTGGCGTTCATATCAGAGAAACGCTGTCTGAACATTTCGGCTTAAGCCGAAACGAAATTGAACAAAAAATGATTCGAGCAATGGAAAGCGTCATGCTGAAAAATCCAACTGAGCTGATGAACAAATACCCGCATCAGCTGTCCGGCGGAATGCTGCAGCGGGTGATGATTGCCCTGGCGTTCGCCTTGGAGCCTGACATGATCATTGCAGATGAGCCGACGACGGCTTTAGACACCATTTCACAATTTGAGGTGGTGGAACAGTTTATTCAATTACGTGAAAAAATGGGCTGTTCGATGATCTTTGTTTCTCACGATTTAGGGGTTGTCAAAAAAATTGCCGATGACGTGTTGGTGATGAAGAATGGAGACATCATCGAAAGAGGAAGCACACCGTCCATTTTCTCAGAGGCGCAGCATGAGTATACGAAGTATTTGGTATCCGCTCGATTATCGCTGAGCGAAAATTTTAACAAAATCATGGGGAGAGCTTAACATTGTTGAAAGTTAATCGGTTGGAGAAATCATATCAAACAGGCGGTATCTTTTCGAGGAAAAGACAAAAAATCTTGAAAAATATCAGTTTTGAATGTAAGCGGGGTGAGTGCCTCGGCATTATCGGTGAAAGCGGAAGCGGAAAGTCCACACTAGGGCGCTTATTAACAGGCATTGAAAAGCCTGATAAAGGAACTGTTCGATTTGAAGGGCAGAATGTCGAAAAGCGGCAAGTGCGCCAAGGAAACATCAGCGTCGTGTTTCAAGACTATAAATCTTCCATTAATCCATTCTTTACGGTGGAAGAAGCGATAATGGAACCGATAAAAGCACAGAACAAAGGCAAAAAGCCAGATGACCGCACGGTTCATCAGCTGCTCCATCAAGTAGGGCTGAATCCATCTTATAAAAACAAATACCCTCATGAGCTATCAGGCGGAGAGGTTCAGAGGGTGTGTATTGCAAGAGCCGTCTCCACAGAACCAACATGTATTTTACTAGATGAAGCGATCAGCTCTTTAGATGTATCGGTTCAAATCCAAATCCTTGGATTATTGAAGAAATTAAAGACGATTTACAATATGAGCTACATCTTTATTACTCATGATATTCAAGCAGCTGCTTACATTTGTGACAGAGTCATTATTTTTAAAGATGGTCAAATCGAAGAAATCAAAAACATTAACCAATTGAAGGATGTTCAAACAGAATATGCAAGAAACTTATTGCAAAAGCTCATTACTTTTTAATAGAAGGCAGTGTGACTGAATGTAGAGGAGGAAAAGGTTTTGAGTGGAGCTATGTCTTGGCCTTTATTACGTTTGTACTTGCTGGTGCTTCTATATTTTAGCGCCAATTCGATCTTGAATGTGATCATTCCATTACAAGGGGAAGCATTGGGGGCCGCCAACACAACAATTGGCTTGATCATGGGCGCCTATCTGTTTACAACCATGTTCTTTCGTCCATGGGCAGGTCATATGATTCAAAAGCATGGGCCGATTAAAGTGTTGCGAACCATTCTGATTATAAATGGGATTGCTTTAATATTATATACGTTTACCGGGCTTGGGGGCTATTTTATCGCCCGTATGTTACAAGGGGTGTCAACAGCCTTTTTTTCAATGGCATTGCAAATTGGGATTATTGATTCACTGCCTGAGAAGGAGCGATCTCAAGGCATTTCACTTTATTCTTTGTTTTCATACATACCGGGAATGATCGGCCCCTTATTGGCATTAGGCATTTGGCAAGGGGGAACGGATTATTTTACAGCGGTGATGATAACCATTGCCGTCGTTACAGGGGTGTTCGGCTATAGTACCAAAATCGACAAAACAGAAGCTCAGCCAGATACCAATCATCCTCGGCCTGGAGGAAGAATGTTTTCATCATTTCGTCAGTTAGTCCAAAATCCGTTCTTATTTAAATGCAGTGTATTAATGCTCACAGCATCGGTTGTATTTGGCGCTACGGCAACCTTTATCCCATTGTATGCTGCACACTTAAAAAGCGGCAATGCCGGGATTTTTCTCATGATTCAGGCGGGCACCGTTGTCTTTGCCCGTTTTGCTTTAAAAAGCAAAATTCCGTCGGACGGCAAATGGCATTCATTTTTTATGATGGGAACGATGCTTATTTTAACTGCAGCTGCACAGTGTGTAAGCTTTTCGATCACCGGCGGCGCTTTCTTTTTCTATTCCGGCGCCATTTTAATGGGCACAGCTCAGGCGCTTCTCTACCCAACATTAACAACCTATTTAACTTTTGTTTTGCCGCAAGCCAACCGAAATGTGCTGCTGGGTTTATTTATTGCGATGGCTGATTTAGGTGTCTCACTTGGAGGCGTCATCATGGGACCGATAGCTGATTTTTCATCCTACTCATTCATGTATATGATTTGTGCGATTTTAGGGATGACAATGATCATCTTTGCCTATGATCGGCGAAAACTATTTGTTGGATAAATGCGGTGGAAGCCTTTTACCTTAAACGAGGTTTAAATGGGTGATGTTTTAGAGGAGGGATGCGACTGGAAATGCCTTCAGTGAAATGCGGGCCGCGATGGAAACGCGTGTTCCGACAGAATTTCGTCTGTCCCATCGCAAAGCAAAAGATTGAGATATACCCGTTCTGAATGAAGCACTTTTTGAATCTATATGTTTTTTGATTCCTTGTTTCCAAAAGATAACGTTTTAATTTTTCGATCAACTTTGGAGTAATTCCGGTGAGAATAAACTGTTATTTTGTATTTCTGTATTCCACAATTTGATTATTTTGTAACATATTTTATAAAAATGCAGGATATTCGTTAGTCGATATGGTATAGATGAATATGGAAATACTAATCAAATGGGAGGGGATTGGATGAGAACATTTTTAAAGGGGTTGTTCATTACAACACTAGTATGCGGAGGTTTCATGTGGGGAGCTGGAACTAGTTATGCAGCAGACCCGCCAGGTTGGCAATTAATAGATACGACTTATATTGGCGACGGAGTAACGGGTTATCTTAACGGAGCCGAAGGTGGTAATGCCAAGATTTGTTTAAAAGACGCTTTTGGAGGTGCCAACGTAACAATCTATGATAATGATGGAAGTTCACGGCCTGTAATCAAATCAACATCATTCTGGGGAAATGGGCATTGTGTTTCATTTGACGTAGATCCATATGTAGACGGGTCTGACAACGATGCCGAATTTGTTGTGACAACGACACGCGATATCATCGGTACCATTAAATTTGAATTATGGGATTAATCTCTGTTCAAAATACCTCCTTTGTTTATCCGCTTAGGAGGTATTTTTTAATGCAAACACAACATCAAAACACGACAATTCATTCTGATAAACAAACTCCAACACTGATTTTTTGTATCAGTAAGACATGAAAAGCAGGGTTATTCTGCGTGTTGGATGATCTGCGGGTAAAGGCGGTATATGTTAGAGAAAAATGGTTTTCCTTTTCAACAAGCCGAGGGCTTTTTTAGATGGAGGAGGTTAACGATGATTATTTGGATAAACGGAGCTTTCGGTTCCGGGAAAACACAGACGGTGTTTGAGCTGCATAGAAGGCTGAAAAAGTCTTACGTATACGATCCTGAAAAGATGGGATTTGCGATGCGTTCGCTGATACCTTCAGAAATCGCTGAAGATGATTTTCAACATTATAGCTTGTGGAGAGATTTCAATTACAGCATACTCTCCTACTTAGCCGATACATACAGCGGCATTATCATCGTGCCGATGACGATTGTGAATCCCGGTTATTTTGAAGAAATCATCGGCAGGCTCAGACAAGACGACCGTACGGTTTATCACTTTACATTAGTGGCTTCAAAGGAGAGTTTACACAAACGTCTTCGCTCCAGAGCTGAAGGAAAAAATTCCTGGGCGGCCAAACAAATAGACCGATGCATCAAGGGCTTGTCAGACAAAACCTTTGAAGAGCATATCCATACGGATCATATGTCAATCCAAAATGTCGCGGAAATGATTGCTGCCAAAGCACACTTGGCAATTGAACCTGACACGAGAGGAAGCATGAAAAGATTCATCGACAGACTGCATGTGAAGCTGAAGCATATCCGTGTAAAATAATGTTTTTGAAAATCTCGTTCGGACTTGTTGATAACCCATTCGGCGGGGAAATGCTGCTTTTTTTTAAAGAGAAGGAAGAGGAAATGAAAAGTTCCGACCTTATCCTAAAAAAGCGGGCTTCACACCTGCTTTTTTTGGGATGGGATTTTCAGCTCTCTTTTAACGGTAAGACATGGCTGTTATTCGCCATTATCATCGATCATGAGCTTATTTTCAATCGCATTCGAAAGCACGATAAGGGTTGAAGAAAAACCGTACGGGCTGCATGAGTCAAGAAAAGCGGTTAACAGTGGACGTATCATCCGGCGGCCTGCTGCCCATCCAGCCGGCCGATACCCACCCAGGCTACCAATTGCCTGATGCCGCCGTCATTAAGCAGCATCTACAAGTACCTGTTATTGCCGTCGGCAAAATCTATACCCGCAGTTTTGCGGACCGGATCATCGGGGACGGGCTGGCAGATGCCGTCGCAGTCGGCCGCCCGCTGCTGGAAGACCCTGATTTTGCGCAGAACATGATCAGTTTTAAGGATTGAAACGTTCCCGAGTTGAATATCAGTTATTTTTCAAGGCGCGAAACGCTCTCGGTTTCGCGCTTTTTGTATGAAAAGCCGCGGATGTGATCTGGGAGAGTTAGCGGAAGCCGGCGCATATCCTTTAAAAACCGGGAAGGAGTCAAGCTGGGCTTTCTCAAAATGACATTTTTATGTAAAAAATCCGCAAAGGAAAAATCATCGCCATGCGGAAGTATTGATGTAATAAGGGGGTCTTTTCCCCGCTGGGATGGAGAGGGAATGAGATGAAGGCAATCCAATCAATTACCGTTCATTCAAATACCTATACTGTAGGAAAAGCGTGTCACCCGCCAGGATTTAAAAAAGGGGCAACGGTTACGAAAATTACGGAAAAAAACAAATTTTCCGGCTTAATCAGCGGTTTTGTCGTTCACTTTGACACGGAGACAGAGCTGCATATTCATTCGGATGATGTAATTGTTCATTGGCTGCCGCGGACAGTGATGCGGAATGATTTGAAATGAAGCCGTTGTGGGTGATTCCTATAGATCTTTGATAAATGCCGTCAGGTTTTTTATTGGTGATGAAAAACGACTTACTGGCTAAGAGCGCGGTGTTCGTTAAAGGAGGTGATTGGAATGAAGTTATTAAAAATGGCACAACGTTGGTACTCTGTTTTGTTTTAGATCGGTTAATATGATATTAGGTCAAATTGAAAAAGGCGCTTTCCAAAACAGAAGGGCGACTTTTTATGGTTCGGATACCATTGAAGGTAAGAAGAATGAAGCCTAATAGGAGGAACATTCTTAAGCTCCGGGTCGCGCAGTCTTGTGGGAGATTTGTAAGCAGATGTTTTTTGGATATACCATTTAAAATACTTGGCTTCCTCCCGAAGTGTGTATAAGGCGATATTAATGAGCGTTTAGCGTAAGGAGTGAGTAAAAAAAGATATCACTTTCATTTGGGTTTTGAGTTGGAGGTAAAGGTTTTCCTTTTACAGAAGTGATTTCTCTGTTTCTTAAACCCTCGTGGCCCAACAACTTCATATTGTCCTGATTAGGTGATTAAAATAAAGTAAACATTAAGAACTAGAAATTCGTTCGACAAATTTCGTGAATTGTTCCATTTCTAGACCTCTTGTTCGATAATAAAGCAAGAGGTGAAAGATTATGAAATTTGAAGTTGTTTTTTGGTTTGACAATGAAAATATTAGAACAGCTAAAGTAATGGCACAATCTGAGAAAGCACTTATAAAAGAATTGCAAGAATGTGAGCATTGGTATGAGTTTGAAGAGGGGAAGCGTATTGTAAATGTTAATATGCGACTTGTAACACAATTTGATGTGAAAAAAAGATAAAAGTGATTAAAAAGCATCCTCCGGGGTGCTTTTTATATTCTCTGTAAAACGGGTTCAGTGAATCTCAGAATAGACGATCGGCGGCCAAGGGGCCTCTCGAGTTTGGGCTCGGTTTAGAAAGAATCTATAGGAGGGACAGACTTATAAAATCAAAAGCCATCCACACATAACAGTGGATGGCCCAATCTTACTTATATAATTTGTTACGTATTTCTTGAGGGAGGAACTCATGTAATTTTTGTGAGTCCTTTTGCAAGCAGTGAGCCAACGCATAATATTGGGCGTATATTCCAGGTATCTCCTCTTCCTCAAGGATATGAAACTGTTTTATATGCAACTGAGTCAGTTCCATAGCAACATCTAACCTGTTGCGTTGAATAGTGACTGGGTTATCAGACATTTTTATCACCTCCTAGTTAAATGATACCTTATTTGGAAGATGAAATGGTATATTTCTTAGATTAGTACAATAAATGTAATCCATTCTGTCGCACTTAATCTAGGCGGATTGATTGGGTGATGAATAAATCTTTAAAGTCCTGTAATGAGCCAAGCTGTCCGATTCTCACCCGGGAAGGTAAAGAAGCTGACTGTGCTGCGTTTTAATGCACAAGCGCAAAAGGGAATTGACGTATACAAACAAAAATAAACGCAAGCTCGAAAAGAACTGGAGACGGCCATGCTGCATCTGCAGGAGGAAATGGAGATCCCCGCGAAGGCCGCACTCCCCTCAATTTTGAAAAATTCCCTAAATGAAATTTCGGAAGGAGGTGAGGGGATGGCCAGACCAAGATAACCGGTTAATTTGCTGTTGATGAAAGGCAAAAATACCTGACACAGCGAGAAGTCGGATTGAAGTAAATCGGAACTCAAGTTCTAATCAAAGGTTTTCTTTTTACATAAAAGAACCTCGACGGACAATCTATGGTCCATAGTAATCACTCTTTTGATATCTTCTCTCTCCAAATTAATAGCAACTTTTTAAATTCCTCGGTTTCTATTGTGTTTTTAAAGGGCGGTTCATATCTAAAAAAATGTTCAGCAATTGTCACATCTTTTTTCATGAAAACGCTAGTCGCATTTAGCTGAATTTCAAAATCCTCGTATGTCCCGTTCAAAACATTTTCAAGGTCCTCAAGATACTCGTCTGCTTCTTCCGGTGTCGGAATATCTTCAAGAAAATCTGAAAAAATATTAATTTCTTTTGGTAAACTGATTCGTAGATATCCGAACGGGTCTCTTTTAAAATCGTACAAATATTTCATTACCTTTCATCCTTTTAAACTTATTTTTTATATAAAGGATATGCCGTAGCGATTGAGCCATCTTTATTTAAATACATTTCAATTCCTGATGAACTTTTGCCTATATATTTGTATATATCAACTTGTTTTTTAGATTGGTAAGCTTCATTAATGGCCTTTAATACATCAGCACGATTCCAATCTTTCGGGAAAAAGCTTGATTTGGCCTTTTTAGTAACACCATTAACTTCAACTTTTGCTCTATAAACACCATTTTTATCAGGCTTGGTTTCAGTCCCAGGAATAATCTTTCCGCCACCCATCATACTTTCATGATGATAACCTACAGCTTTTCCACGTTTATTTATTTCTCCATGATAAATGTGTTTCAAAGTGCCTGAATTGTATTTGCGGTCACCTTTGGTTAAATCAGAAACTTTCTTTGCAAACTGAATGAACTTTTCCTTTACCTTCTCGCCATTCAGCACATTATAATAAGGGACTTTCCCTACGCCCGCAAATTCAACTTGTGGTTCAAAAGGATTATGTATTTGTATCCCTTTTATTTTTGAAGCAACCCTATGCATCGACTTATTGAAATACGCTATACTTTTTTCTAAAGTTTCCTTCGAAACCTTAATCGTTTTGCTCGTTGCTTTCTTAGTAGCTGCCTTTACTTTAGATCCGACTTTTCCGGCTTTCGAGACTTTGTTTAATTTGTCTGCACCTTTTGAGCCTACTATCGATGTTCCTACCGTTGTAAGGGCATATCCGAACCAATGACTTCTACTGTAGGAATCGCCATTGATCACATCCCGCACAAATGATTCTTCAATATCCTTTTTTATAATGTTAAAAGTATCTACGGGATGAATAATCGCGTTTCCAATGCCCTCAAGTGTTTCTATAGGATGGGTTGCAGCGTCCCACAAATCACTACCCGCATCGACGAGATTCTCTTTTACTCCCCCAACAAATCCAGCCGAATCGAACTCTATGTACTTCTTTTTCTCCAACAGCCATACATATAGCTTCTGATCTGAATCCAGATTTTCATACCCAATCTCTTTCGCAATCTTAATATATTCCTCTGAACTGGAGACGTTTTCAAGCTTTTTCTTCAACTTATAAATTTCAACATCCCGTTCATCAACTTCACTCACTTCTTTTTCAAGTTCGGATCTCTTATCAAGCTTATCCAACATGACTTCCATCGCTGTCTCTTGATTCCCGCTCAAATCATCCATCTCATCCGGCTTTAAAATCGAACCTTTTTGGTAGCCGGTAATCTCAATTTTAGGCCCTGTATACATTTTTTCAAGCCTAGTAATATATTTTTGCATCGTTTCAAGATCGTTTTCAGCGGTTTTAAAAGCGCTTGTCTGTTCGCGGTCAAATGTATGCAGCTTTTCAATCGTCTGATTGATCTCTTTCAACGCTTTTCGATTCTGTTCATGAAAATCATTGTCATTCAAGTCCGGCAGATCGGCAATATGACTGACTTTCGCGATCGTGGCGTTAGCTTTTGAAACCAAATGTTTCGTTGTTCGATCGGCCGTGTTCAAGCCTTGTTCCAGATCGTTTTCAAGAAAGGCTTGCGAAATATAACCATTGTGATTCGGTTCAAGCGATTTTAACGCATGTTTTAGTTTTTTCAATGCTGACTGATATTCGTCAATAAAGGATTCGTAGAATCTCAGGAAAGGGGTGTGGCATTCTTCGTAAAAGGCGCGGATCGCATCGCCCCCTTTTCCTTTTAAAGCATCGTCAAGCCAACGCTTTTTTTGAGGTTTGTGATTTCATCTGATTGTTTTTTTAATTGTTCCAGCGTTTCATCAATTCCATCGTGCAACGCCTGAACGTCCAAGGTCTTCATGGCATTCTCCTCTAATACGAAAGTGACATAACAGTAAAGAGTTTACCACTTTATAGAAAGAAATTGGTGAATAAATCCTGTCTATCCATGAAAATGAATCATTTGATTTAGGTTTTTATGCCTATGTGATTCTTAGGAAGAAAGAGTTGAATTTTTCCCATAGGGATGGAGAGGGAATGGGATGAGGGCAATCAATTACCATTCATTCAAATAGGTATGCTTGTAGAAAGCAGTTGATCAGCGTTGTACGGAAGCGGAGCTGCATATTCATTCGGATGTTGGAAGCTGTAGGGAGGAAGTGCTGAGTGAACAATTTGCTGAAGGGCACATTAAAGTTTTACTGATATAGAAAAAGTTCTCTATATGAGACTTATGGAAAACAATAGAAGCAGGCTCTTGTGAACCTGCTCCTTTGTAAGCGTTAAATATTGATTGCTTTTTCCGCAATTTTCATCGTTCCAGACTCGTATTTAGAGTATGCTGCATCTACACTTAGGAAACCTGCAAAAAGCAATCCGATTACTGTGGAACTGACAATAAATTTTTTCATTACAACGCCTCCGTTACTTTAAATTTTTTTGTTTGGGCAGTTATTGCCCTCTTTAAGAATTTCCTTCCTTCTGCAAAATTTCCTTTTTCAAAATGATAATCTCCCAATATTTCAGTCAATTCTGCATATTCTGACCACAAACGTTTCTTTTCAAGATAGTGAAGACTTTGTTCAACATCTTTATGATCATACTCTTCATAAATTGAATAAATGATTTTTAATTTGGATTTGTATTCTTCCTCATGACATTTTAACGCCCGATGTAAAGCGATATAATAAAATGATCTTGCTTCTTCTGATTTGTCAGTTTGATATAGAACTCTTGAAAGCATGTATTGTGATCTAATACCGTAAATCGTATCGGCATGTTCTTTCATATCAAGTGCTTTTCTGAAAAGCGACTCGGCTTTATTTAATTGCTGCTCTCTTTCAGATACAAGACCTAAATTATGATATATGACACCAATAATCCTTTTTATGTTTTTCTCATTGAGTTGTTCAGCTAGGCTTAAGGCTTCCCGGTAATAAGATTCGGCCTCAGTTAAGCGGTTCATATCATACATATTGGCTCCGAACATCATATTGCATCCAATGGTCTTCACTTTA is a window encoding:
- the opp1B gene encoding nickel/cobalt ABC transporter permease; this translates as MGAYIFKRFLISIPLLLAISFLTFVLISFSPVEPAELVLRGQDVPVITEELIEQTNEELGLDQPFMLRYADWLVASLQLDFGESYVKGEPVWSLLGPAFVNTLKLTSVSSVVIILFSILLGVLCALREGKAVDQSVRGVLFFFTAVPAYWLGAVMIWYFSVKLDLLPTSGMDSYKSYILPVSVLSLGYIGIYFRTVRSSILSHLNEEYVLYGRASGLPERKITMHILRNSLQVAISMFCMAFPIILGGTVVIENVFAWPGLGSLSVEAIFNRDYPIIQAYVLIVAAAFVLFNTISDILSAVLNPKVRNDM
- the opp1C gene encoding nickel/cobalt ABC transporter permease; translated protein: MRILKNLRKDKVGMASFIIISATLVMGIFAPFVAPHDPLEVNMKLSYAAPSWEYVLGNDHLGRCVLSRLIYGIRPNVLWVLAALMVSIFIGAVLGFMAGYFRGAVDAVIMRICDVMLSFPVYVVALAIVGVLGVGMVNILIAFILMKWAWFARIIRTSVRQYAELEYVKFSKACGMRHTNIIYRHIIPVTFSDIAVVSSSSIASMILQMSGLSFLGLGIKAPNAEWGMMLNEAREVMFTRPELMFAPGIAIIIIVSAFNFLSDSLQVALDPRLTRSYGKRQHHAALSGVKLREKEVAK
- a CDS encoding ABC transporter ATP-binding protein, with amino-acid sequence MNILEVKHLKVWDVHSGHVIVHNSSFELKKGSCLAIVGESGSGKSVTCRALMRLNKASLRQSGDILLKGENLHHISEKEMRKKRGKNLCMILQNGMSAFDPSCVIGVHIRETLSEHFGLSRNEIEQKMIRAMESVMLKNPTELMNKYPHQLSGGMLQRVMIALAFALEPDMIIADEPTTALDTISQFEVVEQFIQLREKMGCSMIFVSHDLGVVKKIADDVLVMKNGDIIERGSTPSIFSEAQHEYTKYLVSARLSLSENFNKIMGRA
- a CDS encoding ABC transporter ATP-binding protein; translation: MLKVNRLEKSYQTGGIFSRKRQKILKNISFECKRGECLGIIGESGSGKSTLGRLLTGIEKPDKGTVRFEGQNVEKRQVRQGNISVVFQDYKSSINPFFTVEEAIMEPIKAQNKGKKPDDRTVHQLLHQVGLNPSYKNKYPHELSGGEVQRVCIARAVSTEPTCILLDEAISSLDVSVQIQILGLLKKLKTIYNMSYIFITHDIQAAAYICDRVIIFKDGQIEEIKNINQLKDVQTEYARNLLQKLITF
- a CDS encoding MFS transporter; protein product: MSGAMSWPLLRLYLLVLLYFSANSILNVIIPLQGEALGAANTTIGLIMGAYLFTTMFFRPWAGHMIQKHGPIKVLRTILIINGIALILYTFTGLGGYFIARMLQGVSTAFFSMALQIGIIDSLPEKERSQGISLYSLFSYIPGMIGPLLALGIWQGGTDYFTAVMITIAVVTGVFGYSTKIDKTEAQPDTNHPRPGGRMFSSFRQLVQNPFLFKCSVLMLTASVVFGATATFIPLYAAHLKSGNAGIFLMIQAGTVVFARFALKSKIPSDGKWHSFFMMGTMLILTAAAQCVSFSITGGAFFFYSGAILMGTAQALLYPTLTTYLTFVLPQANRNVLLGLFIAMADLGVSLGGVIMGPIADFSSYSFMYMICAILGMTMIIFAYDRRKLFVG
- the tmrB gene encoding tunicamycin resistance ATP-binding TmrB, translating into MIIWINGAFGSGKTQTVFELHRRLKKSYVYDPEKMGFAMRSLIPSEIAEDDFQHYSLWRDFNYSILSYLADTYSGIIIVPMTIVNPGYFEEIIGRLRQDDRTVYHFTLVASKESLHKRLRSRAEGKNSWAAKQIDRCIKGLSDKTFEEHIHTDHMSIQNVAEMIAAKAHLAIEPDTRGSMKRFIDRLHVKLKHIRVK
- a CDS encoding tRNA-dihydrouridine synthase; its protein translation is MKKNRTGCMSQEKRLTVDVSSGGLLPIQPADTHPGYQLPDAAVIKQHLQVPVIAVGKIYTRSFADRIIGDGLADAVAVGRPLLEDPDFAQNMISFKD
- a CDS encoding Rap family tetratricopeptide repeat protein, producing MDLSQKISSAAVGVKINEWYNMIRQFSVPDAEILKAEVEREIEQMEEDQYLLVYYSLMCFRHQLMLDSLKPSEKQKKRPTIPDLLEKIESPQRKLTGLLKYYSLFFRGMYEFNQKGYVEAIHYYRKAEKELSVVTDEMEKAEFHYKLADAYYQINQYYVSLNHLTIAKRLFESNSFYKVKTIGCNMMFGANMYDMNRLTEAESYYREALSLAEQLNEKNIKRIIGVIYHNLGLVSEREQQLNKAESLFRKALDMKEHADTIYGIRSQYMLSRVLYQTDKSEEARSFYYIALHRALKCHEEEYKSKLKIIYSIYEEYDHKDVEQSLHYLEKKRLWSEYAELTEILGDYHFEKGNFAEGRKFLKRAITAQTKKFKVTEAL